The following coding sequences lie in one Pseudorca crassidens isolate mPseCra1 chromosome 2, mPseCra1.hap1, whole genome shotgun sequence genomic window:
- the LOC137220240 gene encoding nematocyst expressed protein 3-like, whose translation MLFRYCSPREAEPVAGPARSRRAPPRDPVNTPREEAAPGGRRAGAGLTGGPSARAGRGPAARSSPVSLPEPAPPPPALAAGPACPASRGAPSSAPRPRGSLAQPPPPAHGPARPGPSPAPERAEDVSPASLCRSSSHSRAAEPERSAAQPRALAGSLGPAARSCPSGALRPLAGASAAAARGRSSAGRPRPQRR comes from the exons ctCTCCGCGGGAGGCAGAGCCGGTGGCAGGTCCCGCGCGGAGCCGCCGCGCACCGCCTCGGGACCCGGTAAACACCCCGCGAGAGGAGgcggcgcccggaggccgccgggccggggcggggctCACGGGGGGCCCCTCAGCTCGGGCGGGACGCgg CCCAGCCGCTCGCAGCTCCCCAGTCAGCCTCCCCGAAccagcgccgccgccgcccgcacTCGCCGCAGGACCGGCCTGCCCGGCTTCCCGGGGTGCGCCCTCCTCGGCCCCGCGCCCTCGGGGCTCGCTGGCACAGCCTCCTCCCCCGGCTCACggccccgcccggcccggccccaGCCCAGCGCCCGAGCGCGCCGAGGATGTGAGTCCTGCTAGCCTCTGCCGGAGCAGCAGCCACTCGCGCGCCGCCGAGCCGGAGCGCAGCGCAGCGCAGCCTCGGGCGCTCGCGGGGTCGCTCGGGCCGGCTGCGCGCTCCTGCCCCAGCGGCGCCCTCCGGCCTCTCGCCGGCGCCAGCGCCGCCGCAGCCCGCGGGCGGTCCTCGGCCGGCCGTCCCCGGCCCCAGCGCCGCTGA